A part of Solibacillus sp. FSL H8-0538 genomic DNA contains:
- the glnA gene encoding type I glutamate--ammonia ligase has translation MVNSTSKYMKDDIKRIVKDKNVKFIRLQFTDILGTIKNVEIPLSQLDKALDNKMMFDGSSIEGFVRIEESDMYLRPDLDTFMIFPWTAEKGKVARLICDIARPNGTPFEGDPRSNLKRMLKQMEELGFTSFNLGPEPEFFLFKLDDKGNPTLELNDDGGYFDLAPTDLGENCRRDIVLELEEMGFEVEASHHEVAPGQHEIDFKYANAVEACDNIQTFKLVVKTIARKHGLHATFMPKPLFGVNGSGMHFNLSLFEGEKNAFWDEGADLQLSDTARHFMAGVLKHVQGFTAITNPIVNSYKRLVPGYEAPCYVAWSAQNRSPLIRIPASRGLSTRIELRSVDPAANPYLAMAVILAAGLDGVKNALTPPAAVDRNIYVMNAVERAEHGIDNLPASLDVALATLAKDQVIVDALGEHIYANFKEAKEVEFDMFRTTVHPWEREQYMKMY, from the coding sequence ATGGTAAATTCAACTAGTAAGTACATGAAGGACGATATTAAACGTATCGTGAAGGACAAAAATGTAAAGTTCATCCGTCTTCAATTTACGGATATTTTAGGTACAATAAAAAATGTTGAAATTCCATTAAGCCAGCTAGATAAAGCATTGGATAATAAAATGATGTTTGATGGTTCCTCAATTGAGGGCTTCGTTCGTATTGAAGAATCTGACATGTATTTACGCCCAGATTTAGATACATTCATGATTTTCCCTTGGACTGCTGAAAAGGGGAAAGTAGCACGCCTCATCTGTGACATCGCTCGTCCAAATGGTACCCCTTTTGAAGGAGATCCACGCTCCAACTTAAAACGTATGTTAAAACAGATGGAAGAGCTAGGCTTTACAAGCTTTAACTTAGGACCAGAGCCGGAATTCTTCTTATTTAAATTAGATGATAAAGGGAATCCAACATTAGAATTAAATGATGATGGTGGTTACTTTGACTTAGCACCAACGGATCTTGGTGAAAACTGCCGCCGAGATATCGTATTAGAGCTTGAAGAGATGGGCTTTGAAGTGGAAGCTTCTCATCATGAGGTAGCGCCAGGTCAGCATGAAATTGATTTCAAATATGCAAACGCAGTTGAGGCGTGTGACAATATTCAAACATTCAAACTTGTCGTTAAAACAATTGCGCGTAAACATGGTCTACATGCAACATTTATGCCAAAACCTTTATTCGGTGTAAACGGTTCAGGCATGCATTTTAACTTATCTTTATTTGAAGGTGAAAAAAATGCATTTTGGGATGAAGGTGCTGATTTGCAATTATCCGATACAGCCCGTCATTTTATGGCAGGTGTATTGAAACACGTGCAAGGTTTCACAGCAATAACAAATCCGATTGTCAACTCATACAAACGTTTAGTACCTGGATACGAAGCACCTTGCTACGTTGCATGGTCCGCACAAAATCGTTCACCGTTAATCCGTATTCCTGCTTCACGCGGTCTGTCAACACGTATTGAGTTACGTTCGGTGGACCCAGCTGCAAATCCGTATTTGGCAATGGCAGTTATTTTAGCAGCCGGTTTAGACGGGGTGAAAAACGCATTAACCCCACCAGCAGCAGTTGACCGTAATATTTATGTAATGAATGCGGTAGAACGTGCTGAGCATGGGATTGATAATTTACCAGCTTCATTAGATGTAGCATTAGCTACACTAGCTAAAGATCAAGTAATTGTAGATGCATTAGGTGAGCACATTTACGCCAACTTCAAGGAAGCAAAAGAAGTAGAGTTCGACATGTTCCGTACCACTGTACACCCATGGGAACGGGAGCAATATATGAAGATGTATTAA
- a CDS encoding tyrosine-type recombinase/integrase, protein MASYRKRGKYWSYRIRVKGFNDEWTEYSESGFHTKIEARDAAINKEVELKSIEKFAGNMRFKDYGALWLENYVKDKLKPNTYKTYRNAIEDHAVPVFGHLNLKDIRPMTYQKFIDGIIEKGLARTTARRVHNAINQCMKRAVLNGYITKNPCENVVIKKLSVKKLKFIEPDLIPQILAYIYRRNYTYGLFFETLFESGMRKGECAALRLDDIFWRENILRVDQTLEFQPENDDELLGDTKSYASTREIKMREKYMLKLKTYIKYRTEQKMLVGELYNHELNLVFARDDGSPLPKSTLWNSFKSAMEHIKHESLPIHSTRHTHVAMLIEANWDMKSIADRLGHHSPVTTMNTYAHISNKVAERTIDSFDDYMDKLGEF, encoded by the coding sequence ATGGCGTCATATCGAAAACGTGGAAAGTATTGGTCCTATAGAATACGTGTGAAGGGATTTAATGATGAATGGACGGAGTATTCGGAGAGTGGCTTCCATACAAAAATTGAAGCACGTGATGCAGCGATTAATAAAGAGGTTGAATTAAAAAGCATAGAGAAGTTTGCTGGGAATATGCGTTTTAAAGATTATGGCGCATTGTGGCTCGAAAATTATGTGAAGGACAAGTTAAAGCCAAATACGTATAAAACTTATCGTAATGCAATTGAAGATCATGCTGTGCCTGTTTTTGGTCATTTGAACTTAAAAGATATTCGCCCAATGACTTATCAAAAATTCATTGATGGCATTATCGAAAAAGGTTTAGCACGAACAACAGCCCGTCGTGTTCATAACGCAATTAATCAATGTATGAAACGCGCTGTTCTGAATGGCTATATCACTAAAAATCCATGCGAAAATGTTGTCATTAAGAAATTGTCCGTGAAAAAGTTGAAGTTTATTGAACCGGATTTAATTCCTCAAATACTAGCTTACATTTATCGGAGAAATTATACGTATGGTCTGTTTTTCGAAACACTATTTGAAAGTGGCATGCGAAAAGGAGAATGTGCTGCACTAAGATTAGATGATATTTTTTGGCGTGAAAACATTTTGCGTGTTGATCAAACACTTGAATTTCAACCTGAAAATGATGATGAACTACTAGGTGATACAAAAAGTTATGCTTCTACACGTGAGATTAAAATGCGTGAAAAATATATGCTAAAGCTAAAAACTTATATTAAATATCGTACTGAACAAAAAATGTTAGTTGGTGAACTTTATAATCATGAACTTAACCTTGTATTCGCTCGTGATGATGGCTCCCCTCTTCCCAAATCTACTTTATGGAATTCATTTAAATCAGCTATGGAACATATCAAACATGAATCGCTGCCAATTCACTCTACACGACATACACATGTTGCAATGTTAATTGAAGCAAATTGGGATATGAAATCTATCGCAGATCGTTTAGGTCATCATTCTCCTGTTACGACAATGAATACTTATGCACACATATCGAATAAAGTTGCAGAGAGGACCATTGATAGTTTTGATGATTATATGGACAAGTTAGGAGAGTTTTAA
- a CDS encoding ImmA/IrrE family metallo-endopeptidase produces the protein MTHTEEFVKEMYLKIDIHSPQQLRFSTLAERLHIDTFYWPETSQALFMNDKGFVFLNERLTPQQQWQEFCHELAHVLLHTGNQRRMPESFRVYQEAKANTFMYHAAVPTFMLDQLNLFDFEITGVYEVQKRFNVEYDFALKRLLQYISNKNSMLNRNI, from the coding sequence TTGACTCACACAGAGGAATTTGTAAAAGAAATGTACCTGAAAATCGATATTCATAGCCCTCAGCAGCTTCGATTTTCAACTCTAGCCGAACGATTACATATCGATACATTTTATTGGCCAGAAACTAGCCAAGCCCTTTTTATGAACGATAAAGGATTTGTTTTCTTGAATGAACGCCTAACACCGCAACAACAATGGCAAGAATTTTGCCATGAGCTAGCTCACGTTCTATTACATACTGGTAACCAGCGTCGAATGCCCGAAAGTTTCCGGGTATATCAGGAAGCCAAAGCAAATACGTTTATGTATCACGCTGCAGTGCCTACATTTATGCTAGATCAGTTAAATCTATTTGATTTTGAAATAACAGGTGTCTATGAGGTTCAAAAGCGATTCAATGTAGAATACGATTTCGCCTTGAAACGACTGCTTCAATACATAAGTAACAAAAATAGTATGCTAAATCGGAATATCTGA
- a CDS encoding DNA cytosine methyltransferase — protein MKIIDLFAGAGGLSEGFRQEGYDILAHVEMDKSACNTLKTREAYYFLKENNLLDIYKNYLLANITREELYNNVPQEVLDKVIEAEISNKTIPNIFKQIDDVLENDSVDLIIGGPPCQAYSTAGISRDPDRMKNDPRNYFYRYYIRFLRKYQPKMFVFENVRGILTAQEGKVYKNIRRNLSNAGYKMDYQILNAKDFGVSQVRERVIIIGWKKDIDFEYPDFDLQIESPTIKELFKDLPKMNAGESVNGKGKYVLKKNTSIEGIRLNDWNILTQHISRPNNENDLEIYRLVVDAWNNEKRSLKYNELPSRLITHKNSDSFLDRYKMVRNEFLAHTVVAHISKDGHHFIHPDIEQNRSLTVREAARIQSFPDDFYFEDSRTAAFKQIGNAVPPLMAKQIAKKLKKELHQVNLM, from the coding sequence TTGAAGATAATAGATCTATTTGCAGGTGCAGGCGGATTGTCTGAGGGATTTAGACAAGAAGGTTATGATATTCTTGCCCATGTAGAGATGGATAAAAGTGCATGCAACACTTTGAAAACACGTGAGGCATACTATTTTTTAAAAGAAAATAATTTGTTAGATATATATAAGAATTATCTACTAGCAAATATCACTAGAGAGGAATTATATAATAATGTCCCTCAAGAGGTATTAGATAAAGTAATTGAGGCTGAAATTAGCAATAAAACCATTCCTAATATTTTTAAACAAATTGATGATGTTTTAGAGAATGACTCTGTAGATCTAATAATCGGCGGACCACCTTGTCAAGCGTATTCTACAGCAGGTATATCAAGAGACCCTGATAGGATGAAAAATGACCCAAGAAATTATTTCTACCGATACTATATACGATTCCTAAGGAAATATCAGCCAAAAATGTTTGTTTTCGAAAATGTAAGAGGCATACTTACAGCACAAGAGGGCAAAGTGTATAAAAATATTCGTAGGAATTTAAGTAATGCCGGATATAAAATGGATTATCAAATATTAAATGCAAAAGATTTCGGAGTATCTCAAGTAAGAGAGCGAGTTATAATAATCGGTTGGAAAAAAGATATAGATTTTGAATATCCTGATTTTGATTTACAAATTGAATCACCCACAATTAAAGAACTATTTAAAGACCTACCTAAAATGAATGCTGGAGAATCTGTTAATGGGAAAGGGAAGTATGTTCTTAAAAAGAATACTTCTATTGAAGGCATCAGATTAAATGATTGGAACATACTTACTCAACATATCTCAAGGCCAAATAATGAGAATGATTTGGAGATTTACAGACTTGTTGTAGATGCTTGGAACAATGAAAAGAGATCTTTAAAATATAATGAATTACCTTCCAGGCTAATAACACATAAAAATAGCGATTCTTTTTTAGATAGATATAAAATGGTTAGAAATGAATTTCTAGCACATACAGTAGTTGCCCATATTTCGAAAGATGGGCATCATTTTATCCATCCTGATATCGAGCAAAATAGATCTTTAACTGTAAGAGAAGCAGCACGAATTCAATCGTTCCCAGATGACTTTTATTTTGAAGATTCTCGTACGGCTGCCTTTAAACAAATTGGTAATGCGGTCCCACCATTAATGGCAAAGCAAATTGCAAAAAAACTAAAAAAAGAGTTACATCAAGTTAATTTGATGTAA
- a CDS encoding ATP-binding protein: protein MELKMTFDLKTIDHLGVKLYNTFPPVIAELVSNAYDAEANKVSILIDYENKSATVQDDGHGMTLSEINDQFLVIGRNRRLSDSSGMSKNNLRQVTGKKGLGKLAVFGITEEIVIHSISDNLKNSFSMNYNDIKNVSSATYHPKILNKNVVENTAKGTIIELNNIRQKTITDINTLAEGLSSRFQIFDSSFVVEIINMNTNESVTVTNETYHSRIDFEFSWNFPDDFNQEIAANTYLEWLEAKGATGKILTKSTPLQESHKGIIIYARKKLVQEKTFFNDRSNDFFNTYVTGYFTADFIDESNDDDIVSTDRKSILWDSNEELRYLKKALDEVLKIAAKSWRVQRDTKRKAEIEQFLPNNFYDDMSPSDKMILKKVEKQLVAKLPSQNDTVQAASLLNAFKQQFKFESFKEYVHEMHETELTIENMEKLSNDWESIEINEMAKLALGRVKTIQRFEDFINGNASETKVIQPFLEKFPWILEPRMSVFDREVTFKKILHENFPDEELVESNRRIDFLCSNVNGDVIIIELKRPGIKLSMKEIRQARKYEIFLLDKRKGQINSVKTYLISDRYDMDEEALDMYESHTASGKLFIKTYTELIDQAKQYHKHFIDMQEDINSVKTEMISAQATIHSALKEAAPTS from the coding sequence TTGGAATTAAAAATGACGTTTGATTTAAAAACCATTGATCATCTAGGAGTGAAGCTATATAACACTTTTCCTCCAGTAATTGCTGAGTTAGTTTCAAACGCTTATGATGCAGAAGCAAATAAAGTTAGTATTTTAATTGATTATGAAAATAAATCTGCTACGGTTCAGGATGATGGTCATGGTATGACATTATCTGAAATAAACGATCAATTTCTAGTAATAGGAAGAAATAGACGATTATCTGATAGTAGTGGGATGTCTAAAAACAATTTAAGACAAGTAACGGGAAAAAAAGGACTTGGGAAACTAGCTGTCTTTGGTATTACAGAGGAAATTGTAATTCACTCAATATCCGATAATTTAAAAAATTCATTTTCTATGAATTATAATGATATCAAAAATGTTTCAAGTGCCACTTATCACCCAAAAATATTAAACAAAAATGTAGTAGAAAATACCGCAAAAGGCACTATTATCGAGTTAAATAATATACGCCAAAAAACTATTACAGATATTAACACTCTCGCCGAAGGGCTTTCATCAAGATTTCAAATATTTGATAGTAGCTTTGTTGTGGAAATTATTAATATGAATACTAATGAAAGTGTAACAGTTACTAATGAAACATATCATTCTAGAATCGATTTTGAATTCAGTTGGAACTTTCCAGATGACTTTAATCAAGAAATCGCTGCCAATACATACTTAGAATGGTTAGAAGCGAAAGGCGCTACAGGAAAGATATTGACAAAATCTACTCCACTGCAAGAATCACATAAAGGCATTATTATATATGCGCGTAAAAAGTTAGTTCAAGAAAAGACTTTTTTTAATGACAGATCTAATGATTTCTTTAATACATATGTAACAGGATATTTTACAGCTGACTTTATTGATGAAAGTAATGACGATGACATTGTTTCCACTGATCGCAAATCGATTTTATGGGATTCAAATGAAGAATTGAGATACTTAAAAAAAGCATTAGACGAAGTATTAAAAATCGCAGCTAAATCATGGAGAGTTCAGAGAGATACTAAAAGAAAAGCTGAAATTGAACAGTTTTTGCCAAATAATTTTTACGATGATATGTCCCCTTCAGATAAAATGATTTTAAAAAAGGTAGAGAAACAATTAGTAGCTAAACTTCCATCCCAAAATGATACTGTACAGGCTGCATCTCTATTAAATGCTTTTAAACAACAATTTAAATTTGAAAGTTTTAAAGAGTATGTACATGAGATGCATGAAACCGAATTGACAATTGAAAATATGGAAAAGCTAAGCAATGATTGGGAAAGTATCGAGATAAATGAAATGGCTAAGCTAGCTTTAGGGAGAGTAAAAACTATTCAAAGATTCGAAGACTTTATTAATGGTAATGCTTCTGAAACAAAAGTAATCCAACCATTCCTAGAAAAATTCCCATGGATATTAGAACCTCGAATGTCCGTTTTCGATAGAGAAGTAACATTTAAAAAAATACTTCATGAAAATTTCCCCGATGAAGAATTAGTAGAGTCAAACAGAAGAATTGATTTCTTATGCTCTAATGTTAATGGAGATGTAATTATTATTGAGTTAAAAAGACCAGGAATAAAACTTTCAATGAAAGAAATTCGACAGGCACGGAAATATGAGATTTTTTTACTTGATAAAAGAAAAGGACAAATTAACTCCGTGAAGACCTATTTAATTAGCGATCGATATGATATGGATGAAGAGGCTCTAGATATGTACGAATCACATACGGCATCTGGCAAACTTTTTATTAAAACATATACTGAACTCATAGACCAAGCAAAACAATATCATAAACATTTTATTGATATGCAGGAAGATATAAATTCAGTAAAAACTGAGATGATTTCAGCACAAGCTACAATCCATTCTGCTTTAAAAGAAGCAGCTCCTACCTCATAG
- a CDS encoding helix-turn-helix domain-containing protein, with the protein MDIGKKIISLREKIGWTQRELANRLNINVSVMNRIESNERPVKDSELLNLANVLDVSTDYLLGRTDTPEPTSMPQDEEAAFQAFINDPELGVWYKELPQSSEEELRKLRAIWEMIKNEKR; encoded by the coding sequence ATGGACATAGGAAAGAAAATAATCTCTTTACGAGAAAAAATAGGCTGGACTCAAAGAGAACTAGCAAATCGTTTAAACATAAATGTTAGTGTTATGAATCGAATCGAATCGAATGAAAGACCTGTTAAAGATAGCGAGTTGCTTAACTTAGCAAACGTATTAGATGTCAGCACAGACTACCTTCTTGGCCGCACAGACACCCCAGAACCTACATCAATGCCACAAGACGAAGAAGCAGCTTTCCAGGCATTCATCAACGATCCAGAGCTCGGCGTCTGGTACAAAGAGCTGCCACAATCCAGCGAAGAAGAATTACGTAAGTTACGTGCTATATGGGAAATGATTAAAAATGAAAAACGTTAA
- a CDS encoding helix-turn-helix domain-containing protein, with protein MKQRRQILNKTLQDVAVLMGMKNASTYMKYENGTYSFKADQLPLLARILDCEILDFFCLKSC; from the coding sequence GTGAAACAACGCAGACAAATCCTTAATAAAACGTTGCAAGATGTAGCTGTTTTGATGGGGATGAAGAATGCTTCAACATACATGAAATATGAAAACGGGACATATTCATTTAAAGCAGATCAATTACCGTTACTTGCAAGAATACTCGATTGTGAAATCTTGGATTTTTTTTGCTTAAAAAGTTGCTAA
- a CDS encoding group-specific protein yields MTSMLQIQINDAAAEAILREEIRKRVDGLVHKATFWDMQELCRQVSLSETTVKETFFYDPDFPKFRVGRKWLINARLAEEFLYEWSSRQPKN; encoded by the coding sequence ATGACATCCATGTTACAGATACAAATTAATGACGCTGCAGCAGAAGCAATACTTCGTGAAGAAATTCGCAAACGTGTTGACGGGTTGGTGCATAAAGCAACCTTCTGGGATATGCAGGAGCTTTGCAGGCAGGTGAGTTTAAGTGAAACGACAGTAAAAGAAACATTCTTTTATGATCCGGACTTTCCTAAATTCAGAGTCGGTAGGAAGTGGCTCATTAATGCGCGATTGGCTGAAGAGTTTTTGTATGAGTGGTCCAGTCGTCAGCCGAAGAATTAA
- a CDS encoding helix-turn-helix domain-containing protein — MNVKLGALLKACRQKKGLSQFEMGVDMNYSQSSISKFENDEKVPDAYTLMQWGQITNCPEVIVAFLYGMDGITIIQQLLPIIGGIAIWFI; from the coding sequence GTGAATGTAAAACTAGGCGCGTTATTAAAGGCATGTCGACAAAAGAAAGGTCTATCACAGTTTGAAATGGGGGTTGATATGAACTATTCACAATCCTCCATTAGCAAATTTGAGAACGATGAAAAAGTACCGGATGCTTATACGCTGATGCAGTGGGGTCAGATAACAAACTGTCCAGAAGTGATTGTAGCATTCTTATATGGAATGGATGGTATCACGATTATCCAGCAGCTCCTACCCATTATTGGAGGCATTGCAATCTGGTTTATCTGA